From one Grus americana isolate bGruAme1 chromosome 32, bGruAme1.mat, whole genome shotgun sequence genomic stretch:
- the LOC129198248 gene encoding butyrophilin-like protein 2: MEPDFSVVGPGHSLQVTVGQYVVLPCHLSPSVEARSLDIRWIRPRFSKTVHHYRNGEDLYSEQLREYVGRTELVRDGLSRGRLDLRISALRPSDDGQYICTVTDGASYGEATPATGSVPQLSLEAYEDGGIRVVCRSAGWYPQPDVLWKDPDGQHLPSASQRHSSDTRGLFSIEYVIVVTDGNRLGNWSCVVAIVPQEPVLFSMPTSPMGRKAGARRRSAAMKTQMWLVLSYLVTLHVLRLGSADFSVVGPDHPLQVTVGRYVVLPCHLSPSMDARSLDIRWIWHQVYETVHHYRNGEDLYREQMEEYDGRTELVRDGLSRGRLDLRISGLRPSDDGQYICTVTDGASYGEAMVDVEVSGDLAHGLEALGLLEQRRPATGSVPQLSLEAYEDGGMRVVCRSAGWYPQPEVLWKDPDGQHLPSVSQGHCSDTRGLFGIEDVIVVSNGNRHGKWSCVVRNSRLNQEQETSLHISETTVAGLNGESP, from the exons ATGGAGC ctGACTTCAGCGTGGTGGGACCAGGCCACTCTCTCCAGGTCACTGTGGGGCAGTATGTcgtgctgccatgtcacttgtccCCCAGCGTGGAGGCTCGAAGCTTGGACATCAGGTGGATCCGGCCCCGGTTCTCCAAAACGGTGCACCACTACCGAAATGGAGAGGACCTGTACAGTGAACAGCTGAGGGAATATGTTGGGAGGACAGAGTTGGTCAGAGATGGTCTCTCCCGTGGACGCCTGGACTTGCGAATCTCTGCGTTGAGACCCTCTGATGATGGTCAGTACATCTGCACTGTGACAGATGGTGcctcttatggagaagctaCG ccagccacaggctctgtccctcagctctccctggaggcttACGAGGACGGAGGCATCCGGGTGGTGTGTCGATCGGCCGGCTGGTACCCACAGCCAGATGTGCTGTGGAAAGATCCCGAtgggcagcatctcccctcGGCCTCCCAGAGACATTCCTCGGATACGAGGGGCCTATTTAGCATCGAATATGTCATCGTTGTGACCGATGGGAACAGACTTGGGAACTGGTCCTGCGTG GTGGCCATCGTCCCCCAGGAGCCGGTGCTCTTCTCCATGCCAACATCACCTATGGGCCGGAAAGCTGGAGCCCGGCGCAG GTCGGCAGCGATGAAG ACGCAGATGTGGCTCGTCCTGAGTTATTTGGTGACTCTCCACGTCCTGCGGCTGGGATCAG ctGACTTCAGCGTGGTGGGACCAGACCACCCTCTCCAGGTCACCGTGGGGCGGTATGTcgtgctgccatgtcacttgtccCCCAGCATGGATGCTCGAAGCTTGGACATCAGGTGGATCTGGCACCAGGTCTATGAAACGGTGCACCACTACCGAAATGGAGAGGACCTGTACAGGGAGCAGATGGAGGAATATGATGGGAGAACAGAGTTGGTCAGAGATGGTCTCTCCCGTGGACGCCTGGACTTGCGAATCTCTGGGTTGAGACCCTCTGATGATGGTCAGTACATCTGCACTGTGACAGATGGTGcctcttatggagaagctaTGGTGGATGTGGAGGTGTCAG GAGACCTGGCACATGGTCTGGAAGCGTTGGGGCTTCTTGAACAAAGACGG ccagccacaggctctgtccctcagctctccctggaggcttACGAGGACGGAGGCATGCGGGTGGTGTGTCGATCGGCCGGCTGGTACCCACAGCcggaggtgctgtggaaagatcccgatgggcagcatctcccctcGGTCTCCCAGGGACATTGCTCTGATACGAGGGGCCTGTTTGGCATCGAAGATGTCATTGTTGTGTCCAATGGGAACAGACATGGGAAGTGGTCCTGCGTGGTCAGGAACAGCCGCCtcaaccaggagcaggagacgTCGTTGCACATCTCAG agacaACAGTTGCAGGACTGAATGGTGAGTCTCCATGA